Proteins encoded in a region of the Melospiza georgiana isolate bMelGeo1 chromosome 2, bMelGeo1.pri, whole genome shotgun sequence genome:
- the SIM2 gene encoding single-minded homolog 2 encodes MRRLRLGSLGRREVFLEDLRLFRPDTSCSPNKSSRFSTAVFEGSTDPAALIPWFPQVELTGNSIYEYIHPSDHDEMTAVLTAHQPLHPHLLQEYEIERSFFLRMKCVLAKRNAGLTCSGYKVIHCSGYLKIRQYMLDMSLYDSCYQIVGLVAVGQSLPPSAITEIKLHSNMFMFRASLDLKLIFLDSRVTELTGYEPQDLIEKTLYHHVHGCDVFHLRYAHHLLLVKGQVTTKYYRLLSKQGGWVWVQSYATIVHNSRSSRPHCIVSVNYVLTDIEYKELQLSLDQVTISKSQFSCRNSVPTSQETRKIVKPKSNKMKAKLRTTPYPPQQYSSFQADKLDCSQVGSWRSSPAASAAALQEQNFHSESSELLYAPPYSLPFSYHYGHFPVDSHVFSGKKQMLPAKFGQAQGAPCEVARFFLGALQTNGECQWHYANSLVPSSQSPSKSLPEQPVNIIRHNLAQSYEVPLPNRRYSQDALPEAFPSCTAPVPGRYKEELYDSSLMKHSKAEPRLQPHAHLIKEESKVAFTRDLPEKMPANEGSFSSPLLPKSECCQAKAVGQLSHLLPVPSVYEQSRRICVKEPKFGHIGHHPGGLEELDERMSAKLDHEADGERLMEVRPSGQVPFVLLNYHHVLAKHGAFQTSPCTATGHAGENYPYSSEEVNAFLYKNQSPSSASSPETHKESALPHYIGTSVIIANGR; translated from the exons CTCACGTTTTAGCACCGCAGTGTTTGAGGGCAGCACTGACCCGGCCGCTTTGATTCCATGGTTTCCCCAGGTGGAGCTCACTGGGAACAGCATCTATGAGTACATCCACCCCTCGGACCACGACGAGATGACCGCTGTCCTCACGGCGCACCAGCCTCTGCACCCCCACCTCCTGCAAG AGTATGAAATCGAGAGATCCTTCTTCCTGAGGATGAAGTGTGTCCTGGCCAAGAGGAATGCAGGCCTGACCTGCAGTGGCTACAAG gtAATCCACTGCAGTGGCTACTTGAAGATCCGCCAGTACATGCTGGATATGTCCCTGTACGACTCCTGCTACCAAATCGTGGGGCTGGTGGCCGTGGGGCAATCCCTGCCTCCCAGTGCAATCACTGAGATCAAGCTCCACAGCAACATGTTTATGTTCAGAGCCAGCTTGGATTTGAAACTGATTTTCCTCGATTCCAG ggTGACGGAATTAACTGGCTATGAACCCCAGGATCTGATAGAGAAAACCCTCTACCACCACGTGCACGGCTGCGACGTTTTCCACCTGCGATACGCTCACCACCTCT TGCTGGTGAAAGGCCAAGTGACCACCAAGTACTACCGGCTGCTGTCCAAGCAGGGAGGCTGGGTGTGGGTGCAGAGCTACGCCACCATCGTGCACAACAGCCGTTCGTCACGGCCTCACTGCATAGTGAGTGTCAATTATGTCCTTAC AGATATTGAGTACAAGGAACTTCAGTTGTCACTGGACCAGGTTACCATTTCCAAGTCACAGTTTTCATGCAGAAACTCAGTACCTACCTCGCAGGAAACAAGGAAAATAGTAAAACCCAAAAGTAATAAAATGAAGGCAAAACTCAGAACAACACCTTACCCACCACAG CAATACAGCTCGTTCCAAGCAGACAAACTGGACTGCAGCCAGGTGGGCAGCTGGCGCTCCAGCCCCGCCGCCAGCGCCGCCGCCCTTCAGGAACAGAACTTCCATTCAGAGAGCAGCGAGCTCCTGTACGCCCCTCCCTACagcctgcccttctcctaccaCTATGGACACTTCCCTGTGGATTCCCACGTCTTCAGTGGCAAGAAGCAAATGCTGCCTGCCAAATTCGGGCAGGCCCAAGGGGCGCCCTGCGAGGTGGCGCGGTTCTTCCTGGGCGCGCTGCAGACCAACGGCGAGTGCCAGTGGCACTACGCCAACTCCCTGGTTCCCAGCAGCCAGTCACCCTCCAAAAGCCTTCCTGAGCAGCCAGTGAACATCATCAGGCACAACCTTGCACAGAGTTATGAAG TGCCACTGCCCAACAGGAGGTACAGCCAGGACGCCCTGCCCGAGGCCTTCCCCAGCTGCACGGCGCCCGTGCCGGGCCGCTACAAAGAGGAGCTCTACGACTCTTCCCTCATGAAACACAgcaaggcagagcccaggctcCAGCCCCACGCCCACCTCATCAAAGAGGAGAGCAAGGTGGCTTTCACCAGAGACCTGCCAGAGAAAATGCCCGCCAACGAGGGCTCCTTCTCCAGCCCCCTGCTGCCCAAATCCGAGTGCTGCCAGGCCAAGGCCGTGGGACAGCTGAGCCACCTGCTGCCCGTGCCCTCGGTCTacgagcagagcaggaggatttGCGTCAAAGAGCCCAAATTTGGGCACATCGGCCACCACCCAGGcggcctggaggagctggacgAGAGGATGAGCGCGAAGCTGGACCACGAGGCCGACGGCGAGCGGCTGATGGAGGTGAGGCCCTCAGGCCAGGTCCCCTTCGTGCTCCTCAACTACCACCACGTGCTGGCCAAGCACGGCGCCTTCCAAACCTCGCCCTGCACGGCCACGGGACACGCGGGGGAGAATTACCCCTACAGCTCTGAGGAAGTCAACGCGTTCCTCTACAAAAACCAAAGCCCCTCGTCGGCTTCCTCCCCAGAAACCCACAAGGAATCTGCACTACCCCACTACATCGGGACTTCTGTCATCATCGCCAACGGCAGGTGA